In one window of Streptomyces roseofulvus DNA:
- a CDS encoding esterase/lipase family protein translates to MRVRQRETGLLVTGLTLAAVVLGTVAPAEAAKTPKRHDSKTEDVLLVHGIDWIGEASFDCKSGWKELKKEFKEHYWKGKVRSVAFYKKDKNCDLRIAKAGANDSIEKLGKALAGKIYEEYTSKGRSVDLVGHSMGGLVIREALSGVAKKKRGYPSKLFVEDVVTLGTPHEGTNSSHCWYIPCAEMRKKSSFFKQLQKNPQSAQGTDWTAIASDADEAVGEDTATAGGVKHWVRYKNLPGAKDHSGLRTTRNKTLTVKWRNLPKAATGWRKGDAPLDMTRAALYWHSKW, encoded by the coding sequence ATGCGGGTACGACAGCGGGAGACGGGACTGCTGGTGACGGGGCTGACGCTGGCCGCCGTCGTGCTGGGCACGGTGGCGCCGGCGGAGGCCGCGAAGACGCCGAAGCGGCACGACAGCAAGACCGAGGACGTGCTCCTGGTCCACGGCATCGACTGGATCGGCGAGGCGTCCTTCGACTGCAAGAGCGGCTGGAAGGAGCTCAAGAAGGAGTTCAAGGAGCACTACTGGAAGGGCAAGGTGCGCAGCGTCGCGTTCTACAAGAAGGACAAGAACTGCGACCTCCGCATCGCCAAGGCGGGCGCCAACGACAGCATCGAGAAGCTCGGCAAGGCGCTCGCCGGCAAGATCTACGAGGAGTACACCTCCAAGGGCAGGTCGGTCGACCTCGTCGGCCACTCCATGGGCGGCCTGGTCATCCGGGAGGCGCTGTCGGGTGTCGCCAAGAAGAAGAGGGGCTACCCGAGCAAGCTCTTCGTCGAGGACGTCGTGACGCTGGGGACGCCGCACGAGGGCACGAACTCGTCCCACTGCTGGTACATCCCCTGCGCGGAGATGCGGAAGAAGTCCAGCTTCTTCAAGCAGCTGCAGAAGAACCCGCAGTCGGCGCAGGGCACGGACTGGACGGCCATCGCGAGCGACGCCGACGAGGCGGTCGGCGAGGACACCGCGACCGCCGGCGGCGTGAAGCACTGGGTCCGCTACAAGAACCTCCCGGGGGCCAAGGACCACTCCGGACTGCGGACCACGCGCAACAAGACGCTGACAGTGAAGTGGCGGAACCTGCCCAAGGCGGCGACGGGCTGGCGCAAGGGCGACGCCCCGCTGGACATGACCCGCGCGGCCCTGTACTGGCACTCCAAGTGGTAG
- a CDS encoding protein kinase domain-containing protein, with product MTGPEPVVDVPEGYRVGVWEVREPLASGAFATVYAARRAHGHRARDGAVALPERAALKFLPTGTRTPRQLRYLEELARQEIELLSRLRSPRLIRLYEVLTVDDHRRPELDGVTVLVLEQAASSLEDLLARSPAPPEAQALLTQVCEGLHQLHEAGWVHGDLKAANILLMEDGSARLADFNTAAEMQGTHAYTHAFVTPDYTAPELLWPEVDERGTRIRPTADTWAFGVLAHLVLTGTHPLPGTTPQARSEAAIRYARGTEELRLSPELPDDWRDIIADCLGRTHEERVAHDSRALLRRVEQASGGGAARRPRRRARFARRHPVLTALAAAVLVSTVGLAGAVYAYVSDDDGAPVYRALDPASAFPTGPDGAVVYGYHRCPSDSVCFFSEHNGNGEMCSWKDADSDWLSGESTCAWARDHPVRSAFNNIADARELHDVEFFRGPDFSPTGKDRRRMAQRTGCNAVNSMGNLAGTYAPRSHRLVDSCSSRTVLWTILSVLS from the coding sequence ATGACCGGACCGGAGCCCGTGGTCGACGTGCCGGAGGGATACCGCGTCGGCGTCTGGGAGGTGCGCGAGCCGCTCGCGTCCGGCGCCTTCGCCACCGTCTACGCCGCCCGCAGAGCGCACGGCCACCGGGCCCGGGACGGGGCCGTCGCACTGCCGGAACGCGCCGCGCTGAAGTTTCTCCCCACCGGAACGCGTACGCCCCGCCAGTTGCGGTACCTGGAGGAACTCGCCCGGCAGGAGATCGAGTTACTCAGCCGATTACGCTCGCCGCGGCTCATCCGCCTCTACGAGGTGCTGACCGTCGACGACCACCGGCGACCGGAACTCGACGGTGTCACCGTCCTCGTCCTGGAACAGGCCGCGTCGTCGCTCGAAGACCTCCTGGCCCGCTCCCCCGCGCCCCCGGAGGCGCAGGCCCTCCTCACACAGGTCTGCGAGGGCCTCCACCAGCTCCACGAAGCCGGCTGGGTCCACGGCGACCTCAAGGCCGCCAACATCCTTCTCATGGAGGACGGTTCGGCCCGGCTGGCCGACTTCAACACGGCCGCCGAGATGCAGGGCACGCACGCGTACACCCACGCCTTCGTCACCCCCGACTACACGGCCCCCGAACTGCTCTGGCCGGAGGTCGACGAACGCGGCACCCGCATCCGCCCCACGGCCGACACCTGGGCGTTCGGCGTCCTCGCCCACCTCGTCCTGACCGGCACCCACCCCCTGCCCGGCACCACCCCCCAGGCCCGCTCCGAAGCGGCGATCCGCTATGCCCGCGGCACCGAGGAACTACGGCTCTCCCCGGAACTCCCGGACGACTGGCGGGACATCATCGCCGACTGTCTGGGGCGCACCCACGAGGAGCGCGTCGCCCACGACAGCCGTGCGCTCCTGCGCCGTGTCGAACAGGCCTCCGGGGGCGGCGCGGCCCGACGGCCGCGGCGCCGGGCCCGCTTCGCGCGCCGCCACCCCGTCCTGACGGCGCTCGCCGCCGCGGTGCTCGTGTCGACCGTGGGCCTGGCGGGCGCGGTGTACGCGTACGTCTCCGACGACGACGGCGCCCCGGTCTACCGGGCCCTGGACCCCGCGTCGGCGTTCCCCACCGGGCCGGACGGCGCGGTGGTCTACGGCTACCACCGCTGCCCGAGCGACTCCGTCTGCTTCTTCAGCGAGCACAACGGCAACGGAGAGATGTGCAGCTGGAAGGACGCCGACAGCGACTGGCTCTCCGGCGAGAGCACCTGTGCGTGGGCCCGCGACCACCCCGTCCGCTCGGCCTTCAACAACATCGCCGACGCCCGCGAACTCCACGACGTCGAGTTCTTCCGGGGCCCGGACTTCAGCCCCACCGGAAAGGACCGGCGCCGCATGGCCCAGCGCACCGGCTGCAACGCCGTCAACAGCATGGGCAACCTGGCCGGCACCTACGCGCCCCGCTCCCACCGGCTCGTCGACAGCTGCTCGTCCAGGACCGTGCTGTGGACGATCCTGTCGGTCCTCTCGTGA
- a CDS encoding FHA domain-containing protein has product MHTIIIVPPMSEGPNEHLKIAPGERIVFGRQAPPDNLVLAHEGVSRFAGEIAAQGVFWTLSNHSVEQTYVVENPEGAGEHVKVAPGRLDAPVPFEFSRVVLPAAGDLLSFDVWAPRHAYGGWRGAPGAAVTAPAFSLDRSTRYFAVLAALCEPRLRVAPHAPLPTIDQVVERLRPTWPAAGRSSVAWNIDYLAVKLRLRPGPDAVPEGRRAHGKKESLVSLALRFDLVREEDLRVLAHDRGKAGR; this is encoded by the coding sequence ATGCACACCATCATCATCGTGCCGCCGATGTCCGAGGGGCCGAACGAGCACCTCAAGATCGCTCCCGGTGAGCGGATCGTCTTCGGCCGGCAGGCGCCGCCGGACAACCTGGTCCTCGCGCACGAGGGGGTCTCCCGGTTCGCCGGCGAGATCGCCGCGCAGGGCGTCTTCTGGACCCTCAGCAACCACAGCGTCGAGCAGACCTACGTCGTGGAGAACCCGGAGGGAGCCGGGGAACACGTGAAGGTCGCCCCCGGGCGCCTCGACGCGCCCGTCCCGTTCGAGTTCTCCCGGGTGGTCCTGCCGGCCGCGGGCGATCTGCTCAGCTTCGACGTGTGGGCTCCGCGGCACGCGTACGGCGGCTGGCGGGGCGCGCCGGGAGCCGCGGTCACCGCTCCCGCCTTCAGCCTCGACCGGAGCACCCGCTACTTCGCCGTGCTGGCCGCCCTGTGCGAGCCCCGGCTGCGCGTCGCACCGCACGCGCCGCTGCCGACGATCGACCAGGTGGTGGAGCGGCTGCGGCCGACCTGGCCCGCGGCCGGCCGGTCGTCCGTCGCGTGGAACATCGACTACCTCGCCGTCAAGCTCCGCCTGCGGCCCGGCCCCGACGCCGTGCCGGAAGGGCGGCGCGCCCACGGCAAGAAGGAGTCGCTCGTCTCCCTCGCCCTGCGCTTCGACCTGGTGCGGGAGGAGGATCTGCGCGTCCTCGCGCACGACCGGGGGAAGGCCGGGCGATGA
- a CDS encoding DNA-binding protein: MDAAQQEATARARELQRSWYGEPLGALFRRLIDDLGLNQARLAGVLGLSAPMLSQLMSGQRAKIGNPAVVQRVQALQELAVQVADGSVSAAEATDRMDEIKKSQGGSVLTGTSGQTSNGSGAPTVRRVVREIQSLLRSVAAAGDIIDAADSLAPHHPELAEFLRVYGAGRTADAVAHYESHQN, encoded by the coding sequence ATGGACGCAGCGCAGCAGGAAGCCACGGCAAGAGCCAGAGAGCTTCAGCGCAGTTGGTACGGGGAGCCGCTGGGGGCGCTCTTCCGTCGGCTGATCGACGATCTCGGGCTCAACCAGGCCAGGCTGGCCGGGGTGCTCGGGCTCTCCGCGCCCATGCTGTCCCAGCTCATGAGCGGCCAGCGCGCCAAGATCGGCAACCCGGCCGTGGTCCAGCGCGTCCAGGCGCTCCAGGAGCTCGCCGTGCAGGTCGCCGACGGCAGCGTCAGCGCCGCCGAGGCCACCGACCGCATGGACGAGATCAAGAAGTCCCAGGGCGGATCCGTCCTGACCGGCACCAGCGGGCAGACCAGCAACGGATCCGGCGCCCCGACCGTGCGCCGCGTGGTCCGCGAGATCCAATCGCTGTTGCGCTCCGTGGCCGCCGCCGGCGACATCATCGACGCCGCCGACTCCCTCGCCCCGCACCACCCGGAGCTGGCAGAGTTCCTCCGGGTGTACGGCGCCGGGCGCACCGCCGACGCGGTCGCCCACTACGAGTCGCACCAGAACTGA
- a CDS encoding serine/threonine-protein kinase has product MGEVFAGRYELIDPIGRGGAGAVWRAWDHRRRRYVAAKVLQQSDAHTLLRFVREQALRIDHPHVLAPASWAADDDQVLFTMDLVAGGSLAHVIGDYGPLPPRYVCTLLDQLLSGLATVHAEGVVHRDIKPANILMEATGTGRPHLRLSDFGISMRKGEPRLTETNFVVGTPGYFAPEQLLGAEPDFTADLYAVGLVALYLLHGTRPDSQALVEHFLTHGTPPAPATVPEPLWQVLAGLLQPDPQARFRTATGARKALNAAAEMLPEPEGGEEPVEIFDQLGPLPAGFGPDGPVARPVQDAAPPTPPAPHPAPAHTAPAPHTAPVPHTAPVAATAPVPQAYQEPYGEQPQNPYRQPVPGPSETGSFHLPPPVAHPVPPFDPAVPPTQPQQHVPTYPYTAQPVQVPDRRQEAPGRRPGPPPKVAVPVLLLALVSLAVGLWALTQV; this is encoded by the coding sequence ATGGGTGAGGTCTTCGCCGGCAGGTACGAGCTGATCGATCCGATCGGGCGGGGCGGGGCCGGCGCGGTCTGGCGCGCCTGGGACCACCGGCGGCGCCGCTATGTGGCGGCCAAGGTGCTCCAGCAGAGCGACGCGCACACGCTGCTCCGCTTCGTCCGCGAGCAGGCGCTGCGGATCGACCATCCGCATGTGCTGGCCCCGGCCAGCTGGGCCGCCGACGACGACCAGGTCCTGTTCACGATGGACCTGGTCGCCGGCGGCTCGCTCGCCCACGTCATCGGCGACTACGGGCCGCTGCCGCCGCGCTATGTCTGCACCCTGCTCGACCAGCTGCTGTCGGGTCTCGCGACGGTGCACGCGGAGGGGGTCGTGCACCGGGACATCAAGCCGGCCAACATCCTGATGGAGGCCACCGGTACGGGCCGTCCGCACCTGCGGCTGTCGGACTTCGGCATCTCGATGCGCAAGGGCGAACCCCGGCTCACCGAGACCAACTTCGTCGTGGGCACGCCCGGTTACTTCGCGCCCGAGCAACTCCTCGGCGCCGAGCCGGACTTCACGGCGGACCTGTACGCGGTCGGGCTGGTCGCGCTCTATCTGCTGCACGGCACCCGGCCGGACTCGCAGGCCCTCGTGGAGCACTTCCTGACGCACGGCACCCCACCGGCGCCCGCGACCGTCCCCGAGCCGCTGTGGCAGGTCCTGGCCGGGCTGCTGCAGCCCGATCCGCAGGCCCGCTTCCGGACGGCCACGGGCGCGCGGAAGGCGCTGAACGCGGCCGCGGAGATGCTGCCCGAGCCGGAGGGCGGCGAGGAGCCGGTCGAGATCTTCGACCAGCTCGGCCCGCTGCCGGCCGGTTTCGGCCCGGACGGCCCGGTCGCCCGCCCGGTCCAGGACGCCGCCCCGCCGACGCCACCGGCCCCGCACCCCGCGCCGGCCCACACCGCGCCCGCCCCCCACACCGCTCCCGTCCCCCACACCGCGCCCGTCGCCGCCACCGCGCCGGTCCCACAGGCGTACCAGGAGCCGTACGGGGAGCAGCCGCAGAACCCGTACCGGCAGCCGGTGCCCGGGCCCTCCGAGACGGGCAGCTTCCACCTGCCCCCGCCGGTCGCCCATCCCGTCCCCCCCTTCGATCCCGCCGTGCCGCCGACCCAGCCGCAGCAACACGTCCCTACGTATCCATACACCGCTCAGCCCGTTCAGGTTCCCGATCGGCGGCAGGAGGCGCCCGGACGACGTCCGGGACCGCCCCCGAAGGTGGCGGTCCCGGTGCTGCTGCTCGCGCTGGTGTCGCTGGCGGTCGGTCTCTGGGCGCTGACCCAGGTCTGA
- a CDS encoding vWA domain-containing protein, which yields MTTRRRRTVAGGALAGALALLLGPAPQAAAEEDPGAAPGGALVMVLDSSGSMADPVGGAGAGSRTRMAAAREAIGTVVDGLPDGHPTGLRVYGADRTSGCDDTRLAEPVAPLDRAGLKAAVAALTPKGDTPIGLSLRKAAEDLPKPAGGALATRTILLVSDGEDTCGTPEPCEVAADLARQGVGLRIDTVGFQVAGRARAELECVAEAGNGHYYDAPDADALARQLQRAARLSADGYRLRGTPARGTPGRSGAPDLAPGQYLDTIGPGEKRYYASTLDADSTAHFAATAVPQPGAAVDTVDKLTTSLVWLSSVGDEGSCETRSEIFHQDEGAVPLTSSVARVPTRTRYSACDRPGRFWLTVERTSKPGSDAARWPLELFLGVEKPLPAGTVPARSEPEYGAGGPQAAVPAGEPREVRGGTGFNDATELTAGAWRDRLLPAQTRWYKVDVGWGQQLRYDVEFGDVPAATGRTEPVHSSVATEVYTPARRPVGTGTGVFDARKVYTGQPTELRMGTVPVAWTNRYEPDPNVTAVHLPGSHYIAVTLGADAAEIPGDPEIGFVLRVGVLGQEKAGPEHHARVADPEAPAGAGESAPGADTGGTSGAGWSGTTALAAGGGALLLLTAVLLGVRRARGRAR from the coding sequence GTGACCACACGACGACGAAGGACCGTGGCGGGAGGCGCGCTGGCCGGCGCACTCGCGCTGCTGCTCGGACCGGCACCGCAGGCGGCAGCCGAGGAGGACCCCGGGGCCGCCCCCGGCGGCGCCCTGGTGATGGTCCTCGACTCCTCCGGCTCCATGGCCGACCCGGTGGGCGGTGCGGGGGCCGGCAGCCGTACGAGGATGGCGGCGGCCCGCGAGGCCATCGGCACCGTCGTGGACGGCCTCCCCGACGGGCACCCCACCGGACTGCGCGTCTACGGCGCCGACCGGACGAGCGGCTGCGACGACACCCGCCTCGCCGAGCCGGTCGCCCCGCTCGACCGGGCCGGGCTCAAGGCCGCCGTCGCCGCGCTCACCCCCAAGGGAGACACCCCCATCGGGCTCTCCCTCCGCAAGGCCGCCGAGGACCTCCCGAAGCCCGCCGGCGGCGCCCTCGCCACCCGGACGATCCTGCTGGTCTCCGACGGCGAGGACACCTGCGGCACCCCCGAGCCCTGCGAGGTCGCCGCCGACCTCGCCCGCCAGGGCGTCGGCCTGCGCATCGACACCGTCGGCTTCCAGGTCGCCGGCCGGGCCCGCGCGGAGCTGGAGTGCGTCGCCGAGGCCGGCAACGGCCACTACTACGACGCCCCGGACGCCGACGCGCTCGCCCGCCAGCTCCAGCGCGCCGCCCGGCTCTCCGCCGACGGCTACCGGCTGCGCGGCACACCCGCCCGGGGCACCCCCGGCCGCTCCGGCGCGCCGGACCTCGCCCCCGGGCAGTACCTCGACACCATCGGGCCCGGCGAGAAGCGCTACTACGCCTCCACCCTCGACGCCGACTCCACCGCCCACTTCGCGGCTACCGCCGTGCCGCAGCCGGGCGCCGCCGTCGACACCGTCGACAAGCTCACCACCAGCCTCGTCTGGCTCTCCTCCGTCGGCGACGAGGGCAGCTGCGAGACCCGCAGCGAGATCTTCCACCAGGACGAGGGCGCGGTCCCGCTCACCTCCTCCGTCGCCCGCGTTCCCACCCGGACCCGCTACTCCGCCTGCGACCGGCCCGGCCGCTTCTGGCTGACCGTCGAGCGCACCAGCAAGCCCGGCTCGGACGCCGCGCGCTGGCCGCTGGAGCTGTTCCTCGGCGTCGAGAAGCCGCTGCCCGCCGGGACCGTGCCGGCCCGGTCGGAGCCCGAGTACGGCGCCGGCGGCCCCCAGGCCGCCGTGCCCGCCGGAGAGCCGCGAGAGGTCCGCGGAGGCACCGGCTTCAACGACGCCACGGAACTCACCGCCGGAGCCTGGCGCGACCGCCTGCTGCCCGCCCAGACCCGCTGGTACAAGGTGGACGTCGGCTGGGGCCAGCAGCTGCGCTACGACGTCGAGTTCGGCGACGTGCCGGCCGCCACCGGCCGGACGGAACCGGTCCACTCCTCCGTCGCCACCGAGGTCTACACCCCCGCCCGGCGGCCGGTCGGCACCGGCACCGGCGTCTTCGACGCGCGGAAGGTCTACACGGGGCAGCCGACCGAGCTGCGCATGGGCACGGTCCCGGTCGCCTGGACCAACCGCTACGAGCCCGATCCGAACGTCACCGCCGTCCACCTCCCCGGCAGCCACTACATCGCCGTCACCCTGGGCGCCGACGCCGCCGAGATCCCCGGCGACCCGGAGATCGGCTTCGTCCTGCGGGTCGGCGTCCTGGGCCAGGAGAAGGCCGGACCCGAGCACCACGCGCGCGTGGCGGACCCCGAGGCCCCCGCCGGCGCGGGTGAATCCGCCCCCGGTGCGGACACCGGGGGCACGAGCGGGGCAGGATGGTCCGGCACGACGGCCCTGGCGGCCGGCGGCGGGGCGCTCCTCCTGCTCACGGCGGTCCTCCTCGGCGTCCGGCGGGCCCGGGGCAGGGCGCGGTGA
- a CDS encoding DLW-39 family protein: MKKLLLVALAAIGGLLVYRQIQADRAEQDLWTEATDSVPSGSGV, encoded by the coding sequence GTGAAGAAGCTGCTCCTGGTCGCACTGGCCGCCATCGGCGGGCTCCTCGTGTACCGCCAGATCCAGGCGGATCGCGCCGAGCAGGACCTGTGGACGGAGGCGACCGACTCCGTGCCGTCCGGTTCCGGTGTCTGA